Part of the Neisseria subflava genome is shown below.
ACTCTCCCTTTCCTCAGGCTATCTGCTGACCGCGGCCATGATGTTTTTGGCACTTGCCCTGTCGTTCCATTCTACTTGGCAAAGCAAACGCTATCTGCTGACCCTGATTGGCGCCATCGTCGTTTCCCTGCCCCTGCTGATTCTGTATCCGCTGGTTTTATCAAAAACCAATCCCGAATGGTTTGATATTTGGTTCAACCATTATTCCTTAGGCGTATTCGGCGGTTTCCATCAGATTCAGACGGCCTTCAACCTACCCTATTATCTGAAAAACCTGCTGTGGTTTGCCTTGCCTGCTTGGCCGCTGGCGGCATGGACACTCAGCCGCACGCGTATCCACGATAAAAACTGGGGCATTCTGAGCCTGTCGTGGCTGATTATCATGACAGCCCTACTCGCCATCAATCCGCAACGCCTGCAAGACAACCTCGTTTGGCTGTTGCCGCCGCTTGCCCTGCTCGGCGCGGCAAAACTGGACGGCCTGCGTCGCGGTGCAGCGGCATTTATCAACTGGTTCGGCATCATGGCATTCGGTTTGATTGCCGTGTTCCTGTGGCTGGGCTTCTTCGCCATGAACTACGGCTGGCCTGCCAAACTGGCCGAACGCGCCGCCTATTTCAGCCCGTATTACATCCCCGACATCGATCCGATTCCGATGGCCGTCGCCCTTCTGTTTACCCCGTTATGGCTTTGGGCGATTACGCGTAAAAACATCCGTGGCCGCCAAGCCGTAACCAACTGGGCAGCCGGCGTTACCTTGGCCTGGGCCTTGCTGATGACCCTGTTTTTACCGTGGCTCAACGCCGCCAAAAGCCATGCGCCGGTGGTACACCAAATGGAAACCGCACTTTCTTCCGAATTGAAACAGCAGCTTTCAGACGGCCTCGAATGTATCAGCATCGACAGCCAAGACCAGCGCACACGAATCGCATGGACACAATACAGCCATATTAAAACCACGACCGACAACCCATCCTGCCGCTACCGCCTCATCCGCCAAGCCGCCAATGTCGGTGCACCTTCGGGTTGGCAAACCTTGTGGCAAGGCGCAAGACCGCGCAACAAAGCCGAGACTTTCCTATTACTGGAAAAAACTGCGGCGCAGTAAGCCATACCAGCCTCAAAACTGAACATTCCCAGTCCAACAAAGGCCGTCTGAAAGAACTTTTATCCTTTCAGACGGCCTTTGACTCACTTTAACACCGCTTCCCGTACAATGGCCCTTTTCCCTTATCTGCCTAAAAATATGAAACCCAACCGCCTTTTACCCCTCGTCCTCTTATTGACCGCCCTCTCCGCCCATGCCAAAGATTTCATCATCTACGACCGCATGGACTACGTCGGCAAACCCGACCTGACCGCCGACAAACTCTCCAAAGTGTTCTTGGTTTACGAAAGCGAGCTGGTCAAACCCGATCCGACGGGCAAACGCAAACACGGCGTACTCAACGAAGCGCGTATCCGCGAATTGGCCAAACAATCGCGTCGCGAAGGCTACCGTACCATTTCTACCGACATCGAAAGCTGGTTTGCCGAAAAAGACGGCCAGCTGCTGACTCCCGACGCATTAAGAACCGACTTTGCGCGGATGTACCAAATCTTCAGAGAAGAAAATCCGCGCGCCGTCATCAGCAACTACGGCATGCCCTCCGAACACCTGCACGGCATCCGCCACTACCGCCCCAACGTTGATAACGAAGCCATCTTGGCCAAATGGCGGCAAGTCAGCAAACGCCGTGCGCCCACCGCCGCCATCAGCGACTATGCCAATCCTGTGTTCTACATCACTTCCCCCGATTTGGTGCAATGGGAAAAAGACGTGAAAATCGCCGTTGACGACATTCATCAACGCTTTCCCAACAAAAAAATCATCGGCTACATCTGGCCGCAATATTATTCGGCCACCAACAGCCCTTATTTCAAGCAGTTCATCGACCCCGTCCGCTGGCGCAAAATGCTCGAAATCAGCAAAAAATACACCGACGGCGTGATTATCTGGTCGGACAAGCGCGATGAAAACAACCAAATCGTGCGCTGGAACGATCCGCGCATTCAAGCCACGATGAAAGCAACTCAAGCCTTCATCAATGCCAATGCCAAAGAAATCAAGGTAGAAGGTTTGCAGAAATATTAAAAATAAGGCGGGCATGTTTGCCCGCCTCTTTATTTACCTACACATCTGTCTGTATGTTTGACACAACATACGACAAAATGACCGTAGCACCAACGCTTCTGCATTCTTTCACACGTTTTTACCCGTTATTCCTAAGCGCAGGCCGTCTGAAAATTGCCCGAATATCCAATACCCTTTACAATACTCGTAATTAAAATACATTTTTCGACACCCCTCTCCTGCATGAGTTCCACACCCTTCATCGAAATGAAAGACGTTGCCTTCGCATATGGCGACCGTCCTATTCTGAACAACATCAACTTCAGCATTCCACAAGGCAATTTCGCCGCCGTAATGGGTGGTTCGGGCAGCGGTAAAACCACGCTGATGCGCCTGATTACGGGTCAAATCCGCCCACAATCGGGCAAAGTGCTGATTGAAGGGCGTGATTTGGCCGCATTTTCAGCGCAGGAGCTGTACGAACACCGCCGCCGCATGGGCGTTTTGTTCCAACACGGCGCATTGTTCACCGACTTATCCGTCTTCGACAACATCGCCTTCCCCATGCGCGAGCTGACGGATTTACCCGAAGCGGTCATTCGCGATTTAGTATTACTGAAACTGAATGCAGTCGGTTTGCGCGGCATTGAAAACCTGATGCCTTCCGAGCTTTCCGGCGGTATGTCACGCCGCGTCGCCCTTGCGCGTACGATTGCGCTCGACCCTGAAATCATGTTGTACGACGAGCCTTTTACCGGCCTCGACCCGATTTCGCTGGGCGTCATCGCCCACCTCATCAGCCGCGCCAACAAAGCCCTGCGCTCAACCAGCGTCATGGTAACGCATGATATTGAAAGGTCACTGGAAATTGTCGATCAAGTCATTTTCTTGGCACACGGCGAAATCATGTTCTCCGGCTCGCCCGAAGAAATGCGCGAACTCGACTCGCCTTGGGTACGCCAGTTTGTCGGCGGTTTGGCAGACGGCCCTGTCGCCTACCGCTATCCGGCGCAAACGACTTTAAAACAAGACTTGCTGGGCTGATGTTCAGACGGCCTGAAACTTAAACAAGGCCGTCTGAAAACCATTTAACCAATCAACTGAAACCTATGAATTTTATCCGTTCCGTCGGGGCAAAAACCCTCGGCTTCATCCAATCGCTGGGCAGCATTACGCTGTTTTTCCTGCATATCTTGGCCAAATCAGGTACGGCGTTTGCCCGCCCGCGCCTGAGCATCCGCCAGGTTTACTTTGCAGGCGTGTTGTCTGTCCTGATTGTTGCTGTGTCCGGGCTGTTTGTCGGCATGGTGTTGGGCTTGCAGGGCTATACGCAGCTGGCAAAATTCAAATCCGCCGATATTCTGGGCTATATGGTTGCCGCTTCCCTGTTGCGTGAATTGGGTCCCGTATTGGCGGCTATTCTGTTTGCCAGCAGCGCGGGCGGTGCCATGACCAGCGAAATCGGTTTGAT
Proteins encoded:
- a CDS encoding ArnT family glycosyltransferase; the protein is MLTYTPPDPHRPQKTHEKPWLLLLMAFAWLWPGVFSHDLWNPAEPSLFTASESMKNGGSLLVAQIFGQPDFTLSPAFLWAATAFQTLFSPWAADTYDAARFAGVVFTAIGLTACGFAGFNFLGRHHGRSVVLILIGSIGLLPIAHFLNPMSAAFAAFGLILCGFSLARRRVIIAILLLCGGWVLLSLSSGYLLTAAMMFLALALSFHSTWQSKRYLLTLIGAIVVSLPLLILYPLVLSKTNPEWFDIWFNHYSLGVFGGFHQIQTAFNLPYYLKNLLWFALPAWPLAAWTLSRTRIHDKNWGILSLSWLIIMTALLAINPQRLQDNLVWLLPPLALLGAAKLDGLRRGAAAFINWFGIMAFGLIAVFLWLGFFAMNYGWPAKLAERAAYFSPYYIPDIDPIPMAVALLFTPLWLWAITRKNIRGRQAVTNWAAGVTLAWALLMTLFLPWLNAAKSHAPVVHQMETALSSELKQQLSDGLECISIDSQDQRTRIAWTQYSHIKTTTDNPSCRYRLIRQAANVGAPSGWQTLWQGARPRNKAETFLLLEKTAAQ
- a CDS encoding ABC transporter ATP-binding protein; protein product: MSSTPFIEMKDVAFAYGDRPILNNINFSIPQGNFAAVMGGSGSGKTTLMRLITGQIRPQSGKVLIEGRDLAAFSAQELYEHRRRMGVLFQHGALFTDLSVFDNIAFPMRELTDLPEAVIRDLVLLKLNAVGLRGIENLMPSELSGGMSRRVALARTIALDPEIMLYDEPFTGLDPISLGVIAHLISRANKALRSTSVMVTHDIERSLEIVDQVIFLAHGEIMFSGSPEEMRELDSPWVRQFVGGLADGPVAYRYPAQTTLKQDLLG